One genomic region from Edaphobacter dinghuensis encodes:
- a CDS encoding SIMPL domain-containing protein: protein MNIFRVTAIALCSAAIAASAQTIQVSRENRTISVTATDKVTALADIATVHVGFIAYGPDSDAAYANGSKTSNAIIKALTDAGIPSSSIESENQSVTPVQNYQVEKLSDAEKAQRQFQVTQSWTVRTSADNAAKVLDLAVKAGANQSGQIDWSFKDENAPEAQAAAKALQRARSQAEQMAQSLNAKLGVLLYASNEVQASPIRPMMMRAMAASPAMEKVQPLAINPREIEKSATVTAIFAIE from the coding sequence ATGAATATCTTTCGTGTTACCGCCATCGCACTTTGCAGCGCAGCTATTGCCGCCTCCGCGCAGACGATTCAGGTCAGCAGGGAGAACCGCACGATCTCTGTCACGGCGACCGATAAGGTAACTGCCTTGGCGGATATCGCCACCGTTCATGTCGGGTTCATCGCCTATGGTCCGGATAGCGATGCTGCCTACGCCAATGGATCAAAGACGTCGAACGCCATCATCAAAGCGCTGACCGATGCCGGAATTCCTTCGTCCTCCATCGAGAGCGAGAACCAGTCGGTCACCCCGGTGCAGAATTATCAGGTGGAAAAGCTGTCGGATGCCGAGAAGGCCCAGCGCCAGTTCCAGGTGACGCAGAGTTGGACCGTCCGAACCAGTGCCGACAATGCCGCCAAGGTTCTCGACCTCGCCGTCAAGGCAGGTGCCAACCAGAGCGGGCAGATCGATTGGAGCTTCAAGGACGAGAATGCTCCCGAGGCCCAGGCCGCGGCGAAGGCCCTGCAACGAGCTCGCTCCCAGGCGGAACAGATGGCACAGAGCCTCAATGCCAAACTTGGCGTGCTGCTCTACGCTAGCAATGAAGTGCAGGCAAGCCCGATTCGCCCCATGATGATGCGGGCCATGGCTGCTTCCCCAGCGATGGAAAAAGTTCAACCGCTGGCCATCAACCCGCGAGAGATTGAGAAGTCGGCCACCGTCACGGCGATTTTTGCCATCGAATAA
- a CDS encoding acyltransferase gives MTVQTYRELKPTPEAEATYLKWLAQLNEDFTRCQSVDRRSEIVRDELYQLYLGRIHGAHKQSTLTIELATSVLAESFDPRNVTLEPEYYGDVDAEQYAVRKPLIWFWQMFDRSPLGLNHWLGFRFRCMLGRHIFKHLGKHVKIFHNVEFTFGYNLTIEDNCTIHKNVMLDDRGGLVLHEGTSVSDYANIYSHTHDINKQADVTNKPTELGPRARVTYHGTVLAGAKVGEDAMLGAMAVATRDVPPSSVSVGIPARVKREKTKPSS, from the coding sequence ATGACCGTTCAGACTTATCGCGAACTCAAACCCACTCCTGAGGCAGAGGCGACCTATCTCAAGTGGCTCGCACAGCTCAACGAGGATTTTACGCGCTGTCAGTCGGTCGATCGTCGCTCCGAGATCGTTCGCGATGAGCTGTATCAGCTCTATCTTGGCCGGATTCATGGCGCTCACAAACAATCCACACTCACGATCGAGCTTGCGACCAGCGTTCTGGCAGAGTCTTTCGACCCGCGTAATGTCACGCTGGAGCCGGAATACTACGGTGACGTCGATGCCGAGCAGTACGCTGTGCGCAAGCCGCTCATCTGGTTCTGGCAGATGTTCGATCGATCACCGCTGGGGCTCAATCACTGGCTGGGCTTTCGCTTTCGCTGCATGCTAGGACGGCATATCTTCAAGCATCTCGGCAAGCATGTGAAGATCTTTCACAACGTCGAATTTACCTTCGGCTACAACCTGACCATCGAAGACAACTGCACGATCCACAAGAACGTGATGCTCGACGACCGGGGCGGCCTTGTTCTGCATGAAGGCACCAGTGTCTCGGACTATGCCAACATCTACAGCCATACGCACGACATCAACAAGCAGGCCGACGTGACTAATAAGCCGACGGAGCTTGGCCCGCGAGCGCGGGTTACCTACCACGGGACTGTGCTTGCAGGGGCCAAGGTTGGCGAAGACGCGATGCTGGGCGCAATGGCGGTAGCGACGCGCGATGTACCTCCGTCCAGCGTCTCCGTAGGAATTCCCGCACGCGTGAAGCGTGAGAAGACGAAGCCTTCTTCGTAA
- a CDS encoding BrnT family toxin has protein sequence MDVIYLHRGLRFVWNAEKARTNSVKHAVTFEEACEVFFDPLYLSVDATEGDEMREAAIGVTIARRLLVVVHLVVEGNSIRIISARTATSQERRQYEDDI, from the coding sequence ATGGATGTGATTTACCTCCATCGTGGGCTCCGCTTTGTCTGGAACGCCGAGAAAGCGCGGACAAACAGTGTGAAACACGCAGTGACCTTCGAAGAGGCGTGCGAAGTATTTTTCGATCCCTTGTACCTGTCCGTTGACGCCACCGAGGGCGATGAAATGCGGGAAGCTGCAATCGGCGTCACGATTGCGCGACGTCTATTAGTCGTCGTTCATCTAGTCGTCGAGGGAAATTCCATTCGGATTATCTCGGCACGCACAGCTACAAGCCAGGAAAGGAGACAGTATGAAGACGACATCTGA
- a CDS encoding site-2 protease family protein, with product MNQEVVLVLFQVVVLVLAFSVHECAHAWVAWKLGDPTGRMLGRVTLNPLKHLDPLGSVFMPLLALVYHWPLIGWAKPTPVTARNFKNYRRDDILVTLAGPASNLAMATVALVLLIILKHVIAGGLAAVATAVALASNIKGISTANLPTLFPVALFLYYVIFINLLLFVFNLIPVPPLDGSHILRHFLPYRAVQLYDRMGMIGLIILFLIGGGIIFNMFIYPLVGVFNHLLFAL from the coding sequence ATGAATCAGGAAGTTGTTCTTGTTCTTTTTCAAGTAGTTGTTCTTGTGCTTGCCTTCAGCGTGCATGAGTGTGCGCATGCCTGGGTGGCGTGGAAGCTGGGCGATCCGACGGGCAGGATGCTGGGGCGGGTGACGCTCAACCCGCTGAAACATCTGGACCCATTGGGCTCTGTGTTTATGCCGCTGCTGGCGCTGGTCTATCACTGGCCGCTGATCGGCTGGGCCAAGCCTACGCCGGTGACGGCGCGCAACTTCAAGAACTACAGGAGGGACGACATCCTGGTGACGCTCGCCGGGCCAGCCAGCAATCTTGCCATGGCTACGGTGGCTCTGGTGCTGCTGATTATCCTCAAGCATGTCATTGCGGGTGGCTTAGCCGCAGTGGCGACAGCGGTAGCGCTGGCCTCGAATATCAAAGGAATCTCTACGGCGAATCTTCCGACTTTGTTTCCCGTGGCTTTGTTCCTTTATTACGTCATATTTATCAATCTCTTGCTGTTTGTTTTCAACCTAATCCCAGTCCCCCCATTGGATGGAAGTCATATTCTGCGACACTTCTTGCCTTATCGCGCGGTGCAACTGTACGACAGAATGGGCATGATTGGATTGATTATCCTATTTCTTATTGGAGGGGGCATTATCTTCAATATGTTCATCTACCCTCTTGTGGGCGTTTTCAATCACCTTCTCTTCGCGCTCTGA
- the trpS gene encoding tryptophan--tRNA ligase has translation MTENTSNTPRRRVLSGMRPTGRLHLGNYMGALYNWVKLQHEYECYFFIADYHALTTDYADPSQLKQNIFEIALDFLSAGLDPKLCTIFVQSHVPQHAELHLLLSMITPVSWLERVPTYKDQQEQLREKDLATYGFLGYPLLQSADILVYQPDFVPVGQDQVAHVELTREVARRFNHFYSPKRIVPGGNGSSAAVEPDPNYLLLPEPEVLLTPSPKLPGTDGRKMSKSYGNSILLSELDGDVHVKLQGMSNGGQRPTQHDPGDPDICPVGDMHRLFSEPIVLEHITTGCRTATIRCDECKFAAANSINRHLHPIRQRRQELEENPDKVWEVLDQGAVRAAARAEQTMVALRAATGLSRDRSGVRMDRSATRPEDQKDIRDLADFKDWWGLAPALLSRNLREVWRKNIVPVGTALKQDTEGVWLTLNNRRVFVAVATQNAGEESWAFSVKPKSYEILVLLCWQEDLQIRDFVIPQKLYVAPWTSAKKAAGKNNINFEVARVEGRYVLQLPDSAAIDITDTEAEYDIIGN, from the coding sequence ATGACTGAAAATACATCGAACACGCCGCGCCGCCGCGTCCTCAGCGGTATGCGTCCCACGGGCCGGTTGCATCTCGGCAACTACATGGGCGCGCTCTACAACTGGGTCAAGCTCCAGCATGAATATGAGTGCTACTTCTTCATCGCGGACTACCACGCACTGACGACCGACTATGCCGATCCCAGCCAGCTTAAGCAGAATATCTTCGAGATCGCGCTCGATTTTCTCTCCGCAGGACTTGATCCTAAGCTTTGCACTATTTTTGTGCAGTCGCATGTCCCCCAGCACGCCGAGCTTCATCTGTTGCTGAGCATGATTACCCCGGTAAGCTGGCTGGAGCGTGTGCCTACCTATAAAGACCAGCAGGAGCAGCTTCGCGAGAAAGACCTGGCCACCTACGGGTTTCTCGGATACCCTCTGCTGCAGTCTGCCGACATTCTTGTTTACCAGCCGGATTTTGTGCCTGTAGGGCAGGACCAGGTCGCACATGTGGAGCTCACCCGCGAAGTGGCGCGACGCTTCAACCACTTCTACAGCCCGAAGCGGATTGTGCCGGGAGGAAACGGTTCATCTGCAGCCGTTGAGCCTGATCCCAACTATCTGCTTCTTCCTGAGCCCGAGGTGCTGCTGACTCCTTCGCCTAAGCTGCCGGGTACGGATGGACGCAAGATGTCCAAGAGCTATGGCAATAGCATTCTGCTGTCTGAGCTCGATGGCGATGTGCACGTCAAGCTTCAGGGGATGAGCAATGGCGGCCAGCGGCCAACCCAGCATGACCCGGGCGATCCGGACATCTGCCCGGTCGGCGATATGCACCGCCTCTTTAGTGAACCCATAGTGCTCGAACACATTACGACAGGGTGCCGGACGGCGACCATTCGTTGCGATGAGTGCAAGTTTGCCGCGGCCAACTCAATTAACCGGCATCTTCATCCCATACGGCAACGCCGCCAGGAGCTTGAGGAGAACCCGGACAAGGTATGGGAGGTGCTCGATCAAGGCGCGGTTCGTGCCGCTGCGCGGGCGGAGCAGACGATGGTCGCCCTGCGCGCGGCCACGGGTCTCTCTCGTGACCGTTCCGGTGTTCGTATGGATAGGTCGGCAACGCGGCCTGAGGACCAGAAAGATATTCGTGACCTTGCCGACTTCAAAGACTGGTGGGGACTTGCCCCTGCACTTTTAAGCAGAAACCTGCGTGAAGTGTGGCGGAAGAATATTGTTCCAGTCGGGACGGCGCTCAAGCAGGACACCGAAGGCGTCTGGCTTACGCTCAATAACCGTCGTGTCTTTGTGGCGGTGGCGACTCAAAATGCAGGCGAAGAGTCGTGGGCTTTCTCGGTCAAGCCGAAGTCGTACGAGATCCTTGTGCTTCTCTGCTGGCAGGAAGACTTGCAGATTCGCGATTTCGTGATTCCGCAAAAGCTGTATGTCGCTCCATGGACATCTGCTAAAAAAGCGGCTGGCAAGAACAACATTAATTTTGAGGTAGCACGCGTAGAAGGCCGATACGTGCTGCAACTTCCTGACTCTGCCGCTATCGACATTACAGATACCGAGGCAGAATATGACATCATTGGCAACTAA
- a CDS encoding segregation and condensation protein A has translation MPDETPIPESIENPEPNESVEEKDAAASSPAPEAHEPFELQPKPVPPPPPEPKRPSAAKEEASQSPFSVTVGQVYDGPLDLLLDLIRKQNIDIYDIPIARITSQFLDYTHQLKQTDVDSAGEFIYMASLLIHIKSKMLLPRDPSDVLGGDAEDPRRELVERLLEHERFKAAAQMLMQKQQIEEATWTNPGMREFKETANADREIAADTVDLVRVFQDILSRLRERPILNVNEESVTVAQMIDYVKRRLMMEDKPVSLRRLLHNTHTERALICMFLAMLELVRLQAVLLHQPVIQGDILIKKTDSFDTVFADQTQPRDDWR, from the coding sequence ATGCCAGACGAGACCCCAATTCCGGAATCCATTGAGAACCCCGAACCGAATGAGTCGGTCGAGGAGAAAGATGCTGCTGCCTCTTCTCCTGCTCCAGAGGCCCATGAGCCGTTTGAGCTGCAGCCGAAGCCGGTCCCGCCGCCGCCGCCCGAGCCGAAGCGGCCCTCTGCGGCCAAGGAAGAGGCTTCGCAGTCGCCGTTCTCAGTGACCGTAGGGCAGGTCTACGACGGGCCGCTCGATCTTCTGCTCGACCTGATTCGCAAGCAGAATATCGACATCTACGACATCCCCATTGCGCGGATTACCAGCCAGTTTCTGGACTACACCCACCAGTTGAAGCAGACCGACGTGGACTCGGCGGGCGAGTTTATCTACATGGCCTCGCTGCTGATTCACATTAAGTCGAAGATGCTCTTGCCGCGCGACCCCAGCGATGTATTGGGTGGCGATGCGGAAGACCCGCGTCGCGAGTTGGTGGAGCGGCTGCTGGAGCACGAGCGCTTCAAAGCCGCGGCGCAGATGCTGATGCAGAAGCAGCAGATCGAAGAGGCGACCTGGACGAATCCGGGGATGCGCGAGTTCAAAGAGACCGCCAATGCGGATCGCGAGATCGCAGCCGATACGGTGGATCTTGTGCGAGTGTTCCAGGATATCCTGAGCCGCCTGCGAGAGCGCCCCATCCTGAATGTCAACGAGGAATCGGTGACAGTGGCGCAGATGATCGATTATGTGAAGCGCCGCCTGATGATGGAGGACAAGCCAGTAAGCCTGCGACGTCTGCTCCATAACACGCATACGGAGCGAGCGCTGATCTGCATGTTTCTGGCGATGCTCGAGCTGGTTCGCTTACAGGCGGTATTGCTGCATCAGCCGGTTATCCAAGGCGACATCCTGATCAAGAAGACGGACAGCTTCGATACTGTCTTTGCCGATCAGACGCAGCCCCGTGACGACTGGCGGTAG
- a CDS encoding DMT family transporter has translation MPHATQKRALGFAACTLASSFWGCGFFFGKIALAEMNFAHMVLYRFLFAMVPLAPLLATHRPHLNRKEWGVLFAASFLGVPLQFLLQFYGLSMTTVSHAALMVGTMPVILAVGATIFAHERMDRTGWIAMAASTCGAALIALGGRHAGSSSLAGDLLIVASLFIALFWILFNKQLMERHSHIVITTYGLALGTAMLLVWVPLQYGLPPVAHISLKVWLALAGSGLLCTATTTLLWNWGLTQVPASQAGVLLNMEPLIGSLLGVIVLGEHLGPDAWTGGALILGAAILLTTRSRTRVREQLPV, from the coding sequence ATGCCCCATGCAACCCAGAAACGAGCGTTGGGCTTTGCAGCCTGCACCCTGGCAAGTTCATTCTGGGGCTGCGGCTTCTTCTTCGGCAAGATCGCCCTGGCCGAGATGAACTTCGCCCACATGGTGCTCTACCGGTTCCTGTTCGCGATGGTCCCGCTCGCTCCCCTGCTCGCCACGCATCGCCCGCACCTCAACCGCAAGGAGTGGGGAGTCCTGTTTGCAGCCTCTTTTCTCGGCGTGCCGCTGCAGTTTCTATTGCAATTCTATGGCCTCTCCATGACCACAGTCAGCCACGCTGCGCTGATGGTCGGCACTATGCCCGTCATTCTGGCCGTAGGCGCTACGATCTTCGCTCATGAACGCATGGATCGTACCGGCTGGATCGCCATGGCCGCCTCTACTTGCGGAGCCGCACTGATCGCTCTTGGCGGCCGCCACGCAGGCAGCTCATCGCTGGCGGGCGACCTTCTCATCGTCGCCTCCCTCTTCATCGCTCTCTTCTGGATCCTCTTCAACAAGCAGCTCATGGAGCGCCACTCTCACATCGTCATCACGACCTATGGACTGGCACTGGGCACGGCGATGCTGTTGGTCTGGGTACCTTTGCAGTATGGCCTGCCGCCAGTGGCGCACATCTCGTTGAAGGTATGGCTGGCTCTAGCTGGCAGTGGACTGCTCTGCACTGCCACCACGACACTGCTGTGGAACTGGGGGCTGACCCAGGTTCCGGCATCGCAGGCGGGCGTTCTGCTCAACATGGAGCCGCTGATCGGCAGCCTGCTTGGCGTGATTGTGCTCGGCGAGCATCTCGGCCCCGACGCCTGGACCGGGGGCGCGCTTATCCTCGGCGCAGCGATTCTGCTGACAACCCGCTCGCGAACTCGTGTACGCGAACAGTTGCCCGTATAA
- a CDS encoding TonB-dependent receptor translates to MKAFCGLLLLGAMPVWGQVNYGEVRLKVTDPSGVVVKAAVRLVSEANDYDKSFVTNGSGTLAVEEVPYGIYRVEVQKPGFTVSSSTLQVRSALPVEDTVQLSIASLVTKVDVTDMDTMIDPYQPGSEMQIGAKQISERLSSLPGRSVQDLVNSQPGWLYEGNAVLHPRGSEYQTQFVVDGIPLTDNRSPSFGPEVEADDLDSIRIYTAGYPAEYGRKMGGVVELNTHRQTASGVHGQLVLSGGSYDTATSYGQMQDVWGKNAVDVSAAGSMTSHYLNPVVPENYTNKGTIGDFSTRYERDLTENDRLIFSVRHEFSRFLIPNELVQQQAGQIQNGDNFETIGTVNYQHIFSPDSLGTLAGMVRDNANNLYSNANSTPIIAFQHNYFREGYFKSTFSLHHGRHEFKAGIESDNTFLHEKFNYFITDPDQFDDDTPQTLNFAAQRPDLEQSAFVEDLIRLGNWTVSAGLRWDHYQLLLNQNAFSPRLTVGRYLPSLKMVLHASYDRIYQTPSFENILISSSPQIDALSDQFLRLPVQPSRGNYYEGGITQDVSTRMRVDVNFYRRDVRNYADDDQLLNTGVSYPIAFDKSVIYGAEGKLDLVRLQKLTGFVSYSYMVGNVWFPVTGGLFLGDDVSNALSQLSGHFPDSQDQRNTLRTRFRYQLMPRVDVAAGASYGSGLPFEYTGDEADALAQYGPEVISRINFDRGRILPLLAVNASLGADIYRSERVKMRFQIDGDNLNNRLNVIDFGGLFSGNAIGPARSFAVRMNASF, encoded by the coding sequence ATGAAGGCCTTTTGTGGACTTCTGCTTTTGGGCGCGATGCCTGTGTGGGGACAGGTGAATTACGGCGAGGTGCGCCTGAAGGTGACCGATCCTTCCGGCGTCGTGGTTAAGGCTGCGGTGCGACTGGTCTCAGAGGCCAACGACTACGACAAATCGTTTGTCACCAATGGCTCGGGTACGCTTGCGGTCGAAGAGGTTCCCTATGGCATCTATCGGGTAGAGGTGCAGAAGCCGGGATTTACCGTGTCTTCGAGTACGTTGCAGGTGCGCTCCGCGTTGCCGGTCGAAGACACGGTTCAGCTCAGCATTGCGTCACTAGTTACGAAGGTCGATGTAACGGATATGGACACCATGATCGATCCTTATCAGCCTGGATCGGAGATGCAGATCGGAGCGAAGCAGATCAGCGAACGGCTGTCGTCGTTGCCTGGACGGTCGGTGCAGGATCTGGTCAATTCGCAGCCCGGATGGCTGTACGAAGGAAATGCCGTTCTACATCCGCGCGGCTCGGAGTATCAGACCCAGTTTGTCGTGGATGGAATTCCGCTGACGGACAATCGCTCACCAAGCTTCGGCCCCGAGGTGGAGGCCGACGATCTGGATTCGATCCGAATTTATACCGCGGGCTACCCTGCGGAGTATGGCAGGAAGATGGGGGGCGTGGTCGAGTTGAATACGCATCGGCAGACTGCCTCCGGGGTGCATGGGCAACTGGTTCTCTCCGGTGGAAGTTATGACACGGCTACCTCATACGGACAGATGCAGGATGTGTGGGGAAAGAATGCTGTGGATGTGAGTGCTGCCGGAAGTATGACCAGCCACTACCTGAATCCTGTGGTCCCCGAGAACTACACCAACAAGGGAACGATTGGAGATTTTTCAACCAGGTATGAGCGCGATCTTACCGAGAACGATCGACTGATCTTCAGCGTGCGCCACGAGTTTTCGCGCTTTCTCATTCCCAATGAGCTTGTTCAGCAGCAGGCCGGGCAGATTCAAAATGGGGATAACTTCGAGACCATCGGCACGGTGAACTATCAGCACATCTTTTCCCCCGACAGCCTGGGCACGCTGGCCGGAATGGTGCGGGACAATGCAAACAATCTCTACTCGAACGCCAATTCAACGCCAATCATCGCCTTTCAGCACAATTATTTTAGAGAAGGATATTTCAAGAGCACCTTTTCGCTTCATCATGGCCGACACGAGTTCAAGGCCGGGATAGAGTCGGACAATACCTTTCTGCACGAGAAGTTCAATTACTTCATCACCGACCCTGACCAGTTCGATGACGATACGCCGCAGACGCTGAACTTCGCGGCCCAGCGCCCCGATCTTGAGCAGTCGGCGTTTGTCGAAGATCTGATTCGACTGGGCAACTGGACGGTCAGCGCAGGTTTGCGATGGGACCACTACCAGCTTCTTCTGAATCAGAATGCGTTCAGTCCCCGACTTACGGTGGGACGCTATCTGCCATCGCTTAAGATGGTGCTGCACGCCTCTTACGACCGCATCTATCAAACGCCGTCGTTTGAAAATATCCTCATCTCCAGCTCGCCTCAGATTGACGCACTCAGCGACCAGTTTTTGCGGCTGCCGGTGCAGCCATCGAGAGGGAATTATTACGAGGGCGGCATCACCCAGGATGTCTCCACCCGCATGCGCGTCGATGTCAATTTCTATCGCCGCGATGTGAGGAACTACGCCGACGATGACCAGCTTCTCAATACCGGTGTCAGCTATCCCATTGCATTCGATAAATCGGTCATCTATGGAGCCGAAGGAAAGCTCGATCTGGTTCGGCTGCAGAAATTGACCGGCTTTGTCAGCTATTCCTACATGGTAGGAAACGTCTGGTTTCCGGTTACCGGAGGACTATTTCTCGGCGACGATGTGAGCAATGCGCTCTCTCAATTGAGCGGCCACTTTCCTGACTCGCAGGACCAGCGAAATACGCTCAGGACGAGATTTAGGTATCAGCTTATGCCGCGGGTTGACGTTGCTGCCGGGGCGTCCTATGGTTCCGGTCTGCCGTTTGAATACACCGGCGACGAAGCTGACGCGTTGGCTCAATATGGTCCGGAGGTCATCAGTCGTATCAACTTCGACCGCGGACGCATTCTCCCCTTGCTAGCGGTGAATGCCTCTCTGGGAGCTGACATTTATCGCAGTGAGAGGGTTAAAATGCGCTTTCAAATCGATGGAGATAATTTGAATAATCGTCTCAATGTCATCGATTTTGGCGGCCTTTTCTCCGGCAATGCAATCGGGCCGGCACGTAGCTTCGCTGTGCGCATGAATGCAAGTTTTTGA
- a CDS encoding multicopper oxidase family protein, whose protein sequence is MNRRSFISSAGALLASRSLYAALPSQVKQDKSSFAGKADHAIRIEPCTLEISPGVNIQTLAYNGQVPGPLLRLREGVPVTIDVTNSSQNADLVHWHGLAIDSLNDGAMEEGSPMIAVGETHRYSFTPKPSGTRWYHTHAAAYDNLAMGTYTGQFGFLLIEGREQPARYDKEINLAIHHWGPSFVPMVETMREQSSNMPLTTGSDVGYKYATINSHRLGAGEPIRVKHGERVLMRLLNASATENVVLALPGHKFTIMAMDGNPVPNPKSVEVLSLAVAERVDAIVEMNSPGVWVLGSTLAKEREMGLGIVIEYAGKTGTPMWTDPAPEIWDYTQFANASASPHTPDEIFELTFRDFGPKPGSKFDTWTINKRSWPDIDPLMVQQGKRYRLVFRNGSGDQHPMHLHRHTFEVTRIGKTKISGLMKDVINVMPLDTVEVEFVANNPGDTLMHCHQQLHMDYGFMQLIKYSV, encoded by the coding sequence ATGAATCGTAGAAGCTTTATCTCGTCAGCAGGCGCGTTGCTGGCGAGCAGATCACTTTATGCCGCACTTCCTTCGCAGGTGAAGCAGGATAAGTCTTCTTTCGCAGGGAAGGCAGATCACGCCATCCGCATTGAGCCTTGTACGCTGGAGATCAGCCCCGGCGTCAACATTCAGACACTCGCATACAACGGGCAGGTCCCCGGACCGCTCCTGCGGTTGCGCGAGGGCGTGCCCGTCACCATCGACGTGACCAACTCCTCTCAGAATGCGGATCTGGTCCACTGGCATGGTCTCGCCATCGATTCGCTGAACGACGGCGCGATGGAAGAGGGATCGCCGATGATTGCCGTGGGCGAGACGCACCGCTACTCGTTTACGCCAAAGCCTTCAGGCACGCGCTGGTATCACACACACGCTGCTGCGTACGACAATCTTGCGATGGGCACCTATACCGGGCAGTTCGGCTTTCTTCTGATCGAAGGTCGCGAGCAGCCTGCGCGCTATGACAAAGAGATCAATCTCGCCATCCATCACTGGGGGCCTTCGTTTGTGCCTATGGTGGAGACGATGCGTGAGCAGTCGTCCAACATGCCGCTGACCACCGGGTCGGATGTCGGATATAAGTACGCCACCATCAACTCGCACCGGCTTGGTGCGGGCGAACCCATCCGCGTCAAACACGGTGAACGCGTTCTGATGCGGCTTCTGAACGCGAGTGCGACAGAGAATGTCGTGTTGGCGTTGCCGGGCCACAAGTTCACCATCATGGCAATGGACGGCAATCCCGTGCCGAACCCGAAATCGGTCGAAGTGCTTTCGCTGGCCGTGGCAGAGCGCGTCGACGCGATTGTCGAGATGAACTCGCCGGGTGTCTGGGTACTGGGCTCTACGCTAGCCAAAGAGCGTGAGATGGGCCTTGGCATCGTCATTGAGTATGCGGGAAAGACAGGCACGCCGATGTGGACAGATCCTGCCCCAGAGATATGGGACTACACGCAGTTTGCCAACGCGTCCGCATCGCCGCATACACCGGATGAGATCTTTGAACTCACCTTCCGCGACTTCGGTCCTAAGCCAGGCTCCAAGTTCGATACCTGGACGATCAACAAGAGGTCGTGGCCCGACATCGATCCTCTGATGGTCCAGCAGGGCAAGCGATACCGTCTGGTATTTCGCAATGGCAGCGGCGACCAACATCCGATGCACCTGCACCGGCACACCTTTGAAGTAACCCGTATCGGCAAGACGAAGATCAGCGGATTGATGAAAGATGTCATCAACGTCATGCCGCTCGATACGGTGGAAGTAGAGTTCGTTGCCAATAATCCAGGTGACACGTTGATGCACTGCCATCAGCAGCTCCATATGGATTATGGGTTCATGCAGTTGATTAAGTACTCAGTCTAG
- a CDS encoding c-type cytochrome, which produces MQRFRYALLLAAGAGFFLFQARPISVYAASSVQPAAQSQDATGSAKPGATAYANHCAICHGEQREGILPAFPPLVGIQHQMTDQQIMTLIHTGRGRMPAFPKVQGEELTALVHYLSTPAMTVSDAASDVNGNSSAVHSSGLVEAGKSLFQQNCAFCHGRDAMGGETGPDLTRSKLVLADVGGDKISEVVRDGRPEKKMPAFNFSSQEVSSIAAFVHSQEKKASSMKGGRRGVDVSDLQTGNAALGEKYFNGAGTCAKCHSATGDLAGIAKRYEGLQLEMRMLYPHGAKSKVVVTLPSGEKLAGTLVYQDEFVIGMRDESGTYHSWKTRNVKFHVDSPVDAHVELFDKYTDADIHNLMAYLQTLR; this is translated from the coding sequence ATGCAGAGATTTCGGTATGCACTACTTTTAGCCGCAGGAGCCGGGTTCTTTCTGTTTCAGGCAAGGCCCATATCTGTCTATGCCGCTTCAAGCGTTCAGCCTGCGGCCCAATCGCAGGATGCAACCGGTTCAGCGAAGCCGGGCGCCACTGCCTATGCGAACCACTGTGCCATCTGTCACGGCGAGCAGCGTGAAGGTATTCTGCCGGCATTTCCGCCGCTGGTGGGTATTCAACACCAGATGACTGACCAGCAGATCATGACTCTGATTCATACGGGCAGGGGACGCATGCCCGCGTTTCCGAAGGTGCAGGGAGAGGAGCTGACGGCGCTGGTGCATTATCTGAGCACTCCCGCCATGACCGTCTCCGATGCGGCATCGGATGTAAACGGTAACTCTTCTGCGGTTCATTCTTCGGGCTTGGTTGAAGCGGGCAAATCCCTGTTTCAACAGAACTGCGCCTTCTGTCACGGTCGCGACGCGATGGGCGGCGAGACCGGTCCGGACCTGACTCGTTCGAAGCTCGTGCTCGCTGATGTTGGAGGCGACAAGATCTCGGAGGTCGTGCGCGACGGGCGGCCCGAGAAGAAGATGCCTGCGTTCAATTTCTCCAGTCAGGAAGTATCGAGTATTGCAGCCTTCGTTCACTCACAGGAGAAAAAGGCGTCGTCGATGAAGGGCGGCCGCCGCGGTGTTGATGTCTCCGATCTGCAGACTGGCAATGCAGCGTTGGGCGAGAAGTACTTCAATGGTGCAGGCACCTGCGCGAAGTGCCATTCCGCAACGGGAGATCTGGCCGGAATCGCCAAACGGTATGAGGGACTTCAGTTGGAGATGCGGATGCTCTATCCGCATGGGGCGAAGAGCAAAGTAGTTGTGACCCTTCCTTCTGGAGAAAAATTGGCTGGAACGCTGGTGTATCAGGATGAGTTCGTTATCGGCATGCGTGACGAGAGCGGCACCTATCACTCCTGGAAGACCAGGAATGTGAAGTTCCACGTTGACTCGCCGGTGGACGCGCACGTCGAGCTCTTCGACAAATACACCGATGCTGACATCCATAACCTGATGGCTTATCTGCAAACGCTGCGTTGA